The Paenibacillus sp. MBLB1832 genome has a window encoding:
- a CDS encoding DUF3105 domain-containing protein codes for MILLYIGLAVLVLAIAGYILAAKVNKENNSRLKKAEKQLLKKKQKTWLLLSHALVIIAIGLVGTSLLQSTAGKYSLDKLNFHAPIQVTTDKDYGRDHKDGTLMYEMKIPTSGTHSPHDLKFGFYKEKPPTEKIVHNMEHGDIIIHYHPDAPKALLDQIEYLTHFTTAGAGVLAVPNPDVPADQEVVVTAWTKTMPLAKFDEASVGTFIYEYINKGPEQIPANVRLGGGTM; via the coding sequence ATGATCTTGCTGTATATTGGACTGGCTGTTCTTGTATTGGCTATCGCAGGTTACATCTTAGCGGCCAAAGTGAATAAGGAAAACAACTCTCGATTGAAGAAGGCTGAGAAACAGCTCTTGAAAAAGAAACAAAAAACGTGGCTGCTCCTCTCCCACGCGCTTGTGATTATTGCCATTGGCTTGGTCGGAACATCGCTGCTGCAAAGCACCGCAGGCAAGTACAGTCTCGATAAGCTTAACTTTCATGCGCCGATTCAAGTGACAACTGATAAAGATTATGGCCGTGATCACAAAGACGGCACGTTGATGTATGAAATGAAAATTCCGACATCTGGCACGCACAGCCCGCACGATTTGAAGTTCGGTTTCTATAAGGAGAAACCTCCGACAGAAAAGATCGTCCACAATATGGAACATGGCGATATCATTATTCACTACCACCCCGACGCCCCAAAGGCGCTGCTCGATCAGATTGAGTATTTAACCCATTTCACGACGGCTGGCGCAGGTGTGCTCGCTGTACCAAACCCCGACGTTCCTGCGGATCAAGAGGTTGTCGTCACCGCTTGGACCAAAACGATGCCGCTCGCAAAGTTCGATGAAGCTAGTGTCGGCACATTTATTTATGAGTACATCAACAAAGGACCTGAACAAATTCCTGCTAATGTGCGTCTTGGCGGCGGTACGATGTAA
- the pyk gene encoding pyruvate kinase: MRKTKIICTMGPACDSVSTLKEMIRAGMSVARLNMAHGDLDEHRGRIARVRQAAKEMGTIIPILMDIKGPEIRIGQLKDASYDLQTGDRIVLTTEQIIGDSSRVSVNYPGLPQDVKPGNLVLIDDGSIELRVEMIDGTEVTCSVLNPSQLKQRKGVNLPGVRTSLPGVTERDVMHIKFGVEEKISIVAMSFVRNGNDVREVRALLEQYGAGLTPIISKIENEEGMTNFAGILEASDGIMVARGDLGVEIPTEEVPIAQKDMIRACNLAGKPVITATQMLDSMQRNPRPTRAEVSDVANAVLDGSDVVMLSGETAAGKYPVESVTTMATIAERAQQLKEPSSALDAQLQDYNDVTEVLCQAVVSSANKLRAAAILTPTETGFTARMIAKYRPEAPIIAITASEYAISQLSMVQGVIPVLGEFCESTDAMIRQAISQAEALGYVKKGDLTVVSAGVPVGKSGTTNLLKVERV, encoded by the coding sequence ATGCGTAAAACGAAAATTATTTGTACGATGGGGCCTGCGTGCGACTCCGTCTCTACTCTGAAAGAAATGATTCGCGCTGGCATGAGCGTTGCGCGTTTGAATATGGCGCACGGCGATCTCGATGAGCATCGCGGCCGTATTGCGCGCGTGCGTCAAGCCGCAAAGGAAATGGGCACGATTATCCCGATTCTGATGGATATTAAAGGTCCGGAAATCCGCATCGGCCAGTTGAAAGATGCTTCTTATGATCTGCAAACGGGCGATCGCATCGTATTGACAACGGAACAAATTATCGGCGACTCCAGCCGTGTCTCTGTGAACTACCCAGGCCTGCCGCAAGACGTGAAGCCTGGCAATTTGGTTCTGATCGACGACGGCTCGATCGAGCTTCGCGTCGAAATGATCGACGGCACGGAAGTGACTTGCTCCGTCTTGAATCCAAGCCAATTGAAGCAGCGCAAAGGGGTTAACCTTCCTGGCGTACGCACCTCCTTGCCTGGCGTCACCGAGCGCGATGTCATGCACATCAAATTCGGCGTCGAAGAGAAAATCTCCATCGTGGCGATGTCCTTCGTACGTAACGGCAATGACGTCCGCGAGGTTCGCGCACTGCTTGAACAATATGGTGCTGGCTTAACACCGATTATCTCGAAAATTGAAAACGAAGAAGGCATGACGAACTTCGCAGGGATCTTGGAAGCTTCCGACGGCATCATGGTTGCCCGTGGTGATCTTGGGGTTGAAATTCCGACCGAAGAAGTTCCGATCGCCCAAAAAGATATGATCCGCGCTTGTAACCTAGCGGGCAAACCGGTTATTACCGCAACGCAAATGCTGGATTCCATGCAGCGCAACCCGCGCCCTACTCGCGCGGAAGTGAGTGACGTTGCGAATGCCGTGCTTGATGGCAGCGATGTCGTGATGCTCTCCGGCGAGACGGCCGCTGGGAAATATCCTGTGGAATCCGTTACGACGATGGCCACGATTGCCGAGCGCGCGCAGCAGCTGAAAGAGCCAAGCTCCGCACTGGATGCGCAGCTGCAGGATTACAATGACGTGACGGAAGTGCTCTGTCAGGCGGTCGTATCCTCTGCGAATAAGCTGCGTGCCGCAGCGATTCTGACGCCGACCGAAACTGGCTTCACCGCGCGAATGATCGCGAAATACCGCCCAGAAGCGCCGATCATCGCAATCACGGCGAGCGAGTATGCGATCAGCCAATTGAGCATGGTGCAAGGTGTTATCCCTGTGCTTGGCGAGTTCTGCGAATCGACGGACGCGATGATTCGTCAGGCGATCTCCCAAGCGGAAGCTCTAGGCTATGTGAAGAAAGGCGACCTGACCGTCGTCTCCGCAGGTGTGCCTGTCGGGAAGTCGGGTACGACGAATTTGTTGAAGGTTGAGCGAGTTTAA
- a CDS encoding AraC family transcriptional regulator: protein MDKSTKRAAALTRWVFPPESEPSLQESDPTLARIIPELCRIGHQKYTEAFQIPLHRHEHAYEFVYLQNGSVTWEIDGTLFPMSAGQWFYTRPGELHKARYDYMEPSQIWWVIINDPENDPNWFRLNEAEREIIISRFHRLPRIFQGDPRTHERFAHLKTTLNSDSPDHLLFARYQLMDIILRLLQPVTTKKVEPELRETIIRTVQEMTQSPEMRFSVADMAEAVRVSESYYFKLFNEIFGQSPSTYMDRIRIERACTLLKTGISVTETALELGFKTSQHFTRVFKKIIGSSPSEWRKMVSDN from the coding sequence ATGGACAAGTCCACTAAACGTGCTGCTGCCTTAACGCGATGGGTGTTCCCGCCTGAATCAGAACCATCGCTACAAGAGTCCGATCCAACCCTGGCGAGAATCATTCCAGAATTGTGCCGAATTGGACATCAGAAATACACGGAAGCTTTTCAAATTCCACTACACCGTCATGAACATGCATACGAATTCGTCTACTTGCAAAATGGCAGCGTCACCTGGGAAATAGACGGAACGCTATTTCCAATGAGCGCTGGGCAGTGGTTCTATACCCGGCCAGGTGAGCTGCACAAAGCACGGTACGATTATATGGAGCCGAGTCAAATCTGGTGGGTGATCATCAACGATCCGGAAAACGATCCGAACTGGTTCCGTCTGAATGAGGCAGAGCGAGAGATCATCATTTCCCGTTTTCACAGACTTCCACGAATATTTCAGGGCGATCCTCGCACGCATGAGCGGTTCGCACACCTAAAAACGACGCTCAATTCGGATAGTCCCGATCATTTGCTGTTCGCTCGCTATCAGCTGATGGACATCATCCTTCGTTTATTGCAGCCTGTTACCACGAAGAAGGTAGAGCCCGAGCTTAGAGAAACAATCATCCGCACCGTTCAGGAAATGACGCAATCACCTGAGATGCGATTTTCGGTTGCTGATATGGCTGAGGCCGTTCGCGTGAGTGAGTCATATTACTTCAAACTTTTTAATGAAATATTCGGACAATCGCCTTCCACTTACATGGATCGCATCCGCATCGAACGTGCGTGCACGTTGTTAAAGACAGGAATCTCTGTAACAGAGACCGCTTTGGAGCTTGGCTTCAAGACGAGTCAGCACTTTACGAGGGTGTTCAAGAAAATCATCGGCAGTTCACCGAGCGAATGGCGTAAAATGGTGTCTGACAATTGA
- a CDS encoding fatty acid desaturase, with amino-acid sequence MSEMKQRDYSIWGPERHKAIEKGLVSAEWYQCPVPRKRMKELMARKDGPALRDILLWIGLLVVSGYVAFLTWGTWLAIPAFAAYGMIYSISAVSRWHEYSHGTPFRTAWVNEVIYQICSFLILEQATNFRWTHTRHHTDTIIVGSDPEIMEPRPPKFRRILRVFLRVTGFHLQVHTLLRQSIGILNAVELELIPESQHRKLFWEARLFVLIYGGLIALCFYLGTVLPLLYVGLPAFYGFFANTLLVLTQHMGLYEDMTDHRICARTFYTNPFLRFLYSNMNYHMEHHMFPMVPYYNLPALHAEIKHDCPAAAPSLPSAVRETVAALRRQKKDPTYVVPRYREFAEKNARKQASVPITVGQGGANYDAV; translated from the coding sequence ATGAGCGAAATGAAGCAAAGGGACTACAGCATATGGGGGCCAGAGCGTCACAAAGCGATAGAGAAAGGACTCGTGTCTGCCGAATGGTACCAGTGTCCTGTTCCACGTAAACGAATGAAGGAACTTATGGCCCGCAAGGACGGACCAGCCTTGCGCGACATCTTACTTTGGATCGGATTGTTGGTCGTTTCGGGGTATGTGGCTTTTCTAACTTGGGGCACCTGGTTGGCCATTCCCGCGTTTGCCGCATATGGCATGATTTACTCGATATCAGCCGTATCGAGATGGCACGAATACAGCCACGGAACGCCGTTTCGAACGGCTTGGGTCAACGAAGTGATTTATCAGATTTGTTCCTTTCTCATCCTGGAGCAAGCGACGAACTTTCGATGGACCCATACTAGACACCACACAGATACGATTATTGTAGGGAGCGATCCTGAAATTATGGAGCCGCGTCCGCCGAAGTTCCGTCGCATACTTCGCGTGTTTTTGCGCGTGACTGGGTTCCATCTTCAAGTTCACACGCTGCTTAGACAATCGATCGGCATATTGAACGCCGTGGAATTGGAGTTGATTCCAGAGAGCCAGCACCGCAAGCTGTTTTGGGAAGCACGGTTATTTGTCCTGATTTACGGAGGATTGATTGCGTTATGCTTTTATCTGGGAACTGTTCTGCCTCTCTTATATGTAGGTTTGCCGGCATTTTACGGCTTCTTCGCCAATACGTTGCTTGTCTTGACCCAACACATGGGCCTTTACGAGGACATGACCGATCACCGGATATGTGCCCGCACATTCTATACGAATCCGTTCCTTCGGTTTTTGTATTCGAACATGAATTATCATATGGAACACCATATGTTTCCTATGGTTCCGTATTATAACTTGCCTGCGCTGCATGCAGAAATTAAGCACGACTGCCCTGCCGCGGCTCCGAGTCTCCCATCAGCCGTTCGTGAGACAGTCGCCGCCCTTAGGCGCCAAAAGAAGGATCCTACGTATGTCGTGCCGCGTTATCGGGAGTTTGCCGAAAAGAATGCTCGGAAGCAAGCATCTGTTCCAATAACTGTGGGACAGGGAGGTGCGAATTATGACGCAGTATGA
- a CDS encoding AraC family transcriptional regulator, giving the protein MQLLDFAYDKSSTWQEEVPCEQASWTMVFVSYGRCTYTIEEKKQTLEKGQWLLIPAHTSHHGRSVPTKIHEKFVLHFDPRTTGELFPLLRQGSFSSRKTGKFDIIVDRLRLMYRGWQDKQPYYKVLCEAHLQELFVYLQREWDQAAVTTGTSLLVEQMKGYIQNHYREHVTKEELGSCIGKSPNYAASLFRQVTGQTISEFVNMTRIKTAVYMLRHSALTVTEIAEFIGYNDPSYFYRVFRKITGLVPTELVSDRETIRK; this is encoded by the coding sequence ATGCAGCTATTGGATTTTGCCTATGATAAAAGCAGTACCTGGCAGGAAGAAGTACCTTGTGAGCAGGCCAGTTGGACAATGGTTTTTGTATCCTACGGACGCTGTACATACACCATCGAGGAGAAGAAACAAACGCTGGAGAAGGGGCAGTGGCTGCTAATTCCTGCGCATACCTCACACCATGGTCGCAGTGTCCCAACGAAAATTCACGAAAAATTCGTGCTGCACTTCGATCCCCGAACGACTGGAGAGCTTTTCCCTTTGCTTCGACAGGGGTCCTTCAGCTCCCGTAAGACAGGTAAATTCGATATTATCGTCGACCGGCTGCGCCTGATGTATCGCGGATGGCAAGACAAACAGCCCTACTACAAAGTGCTGTGTGAAGCGCATTTGCAAGAGCTGTTCGTGTATCTGCAGCGAGAGTGGGATCAAGCGGCTGTCACCACTGGAACTTCACTGCTCGTGGAGCAGATGAAAGGCTATATACAGAATCACTATCGGGAGCATGTGACCAAGGAGGAGCTAGGGTCATGTATCGGCAAATCTCCGAACTATGCGGCGTCCCTATTTCGCCAAGTGACAGGCCAAACGATCAGCGAATTCGTTAACATGACGAGGATCAAAACAGCCGTGTACATGCTCCGCCATTCTGCACTCACCGTAACAGAAATAGCCGAGTTTATCGGCTATAATGATCCTTCATATTTTTACCGGGTATTCCGTAAAATTACGGGGTTAGTACCGACGGAGCTCGTCTCTGACCGTGAAACGATTCGAAAATAA
- a CDS encoding Rieske 2Fe-2S domain-containing protein, whose translation MTQYEPWIQVCAAEDIDPEDVFRFDYGERTFALYRADHNHYFATDGYCTHQKFHLSEGLVVGKTIECPKHNGRFDYTTGKRSVLLLVSI comes from the coding sequence ATGACGCAGTATGAGCCATGGATTCAGGTATGCGCCGCTGAAGATATCGATCCAGAAGACGTCTTCCGCTTTGATTATGGCGAGCGAACATTTGCCCTCTATCGTGCGGACCACAACCACTATTTCGCTACCGATGGTTATTGCACACACCAGAAGTTTCATTTATCGGAAGGGCTGGTTGTGGGAAAGACAATCGAATGTCCGAAACATAACGGGCGCTTTGATTATACGACAGGGAAGCGAAGCGTGCTCCTGCTTGTGTCGATTTGA